One Ancylobacter novellus DSM 506 genomic window, CAGCTTCTGGAAGGGCTATCTCAAGCTCTCGCTCGTCACCTGCCCGGTGACGATGTCGCCGGCGACCTCGGAATCGGAAAAGGTGCGCTTCCACACGCTCAACCGCGCCACCGGCCACCGGGTCGAGGCGCGCTATGTCGACGCCGAGACCCGCCGGCCGGTGAAGGACGAGGACGAGGTTAAGGGCTACGAGATCGAGCCCGGCCGCAGCGTCCTCTTGGAGGATGACGAGCTCGACGCGGTGGCGTTGGAGAGCACCCGCACCATCGACATCGACATGTTCGTGCCGAAGGAATCCATCGCGTCGCTCTGGTACGACACGCCGCACTTCCTCGTGCCCGACGACGAGGTGGGCGAGGAGGCGTTCTCCGTCATCCGCGAGGCGATGCAGGCGACCGGCATGAACGGCATCGCCCGGCTGGTGCTCTACCGCCGCGAGCGCGCGGTGATGCTGGAGCCGCGCGGCAAGGGCATAGTCCTCTGGACCCTGCGCTATGGCGACGAGGTGCGCCAGCCGAAGGAATATTTCGAGGCGGTCGGTACGCAGAAGGTCGACAAGGATTCGCTCGGCCTGATCACCACGCTGATCGAGCGGCGCGTGCGCGACTGGGACCCGTCCATGGTGCACGATCCCGTGCAGGAGAACCTGCAGAAGCTGATCGCCGCAAGGAAGCGCAAGCGCCCGCCGGCGAAGAAGGTGAAGGAGGCCGAGCCGGAGCCCACGGCCGGCAACGTCATCTCCATCACCGAGGCGCTGAAGCGCAGCCTCGCCGCCGAGAGGGCGGCGCGGAAGTAAGGGGCCCCGCTTTGATCCGTATGCCGCCGCCACAAGATGCACGTCATGGCCGGACTTGTTCCGGCCATCCACGTCTTGGGACCTGGTGCGAGCGGCAAGTCGTGGATGCCCGGGCCAAGCCCGGGCATGACGTCGATCCCTCTCCCCGAGGAGAGACGAAGTGCCCGCCCTACCTCTTCTTCCCCGCCGGCAGGGGCTTCGCCGCCGCGCGGAAATCCTCCCACGGGTCGGCATCGAGGCTGGCGAGCCGCGTCGGGGCGTTGTCGACGGTGTATTGCGCGGCGCTGGCGAGCTGGTCGAGCTCCGCCCAGGTCACCGGCATCGACACCGCCGCGCCGGCGCGGGCACGGCTGGAATAGGGCGCTACCGCCGTTGCCCCGCGCGCATTGCGCAGATAGTCGACGAAGATGCGCCCGCCGCGCTTGGCCTTGGTCGCCACCGAGATGAAGCGGTCGGGATCGTCGGCCGCCATGGCGTCGGCAACGGCCTTCGCGTACTCCTTGGCCGGCGCCCAGCCGGCCTTGGAGCTGAGCGGCGTGACGACGTGCAGGCCCTTGCCGCCGGAGGTCTTCACGAAGGCCGCCATCTCGTCCGCCTCCAGCCGGGCGCGTACTTCCTTGGCGGCGGCGATCACCTCCGGCCAGCCGACGCCGGGGCCGGGGTCGAGGTCGAAGATCAGCATGTCCGGCTTCTCCAGCCCGGCGAGCGGCGCGCCCCAGGGGTGGATCTCCAGCGTGCCGGCCTGCACCAGCGCGATCAGCCCGTCGAAATCGGAGATGGTGAGCAGCGGCTCGCCGCCCTTGTCCTTGGGGTCGGGGACCAGCTTCACCGCCTTGTTGATGCCGCGCCAGGCG contains:
- a CDS encoding Ku protein, which encodes MARRSFWKGYLKLSLVTCPVTMSPATSESEKVRFHTLNRATGHRVEARYVDAETRRPVKDEDEVKGYEIEPGRSVLLEDDELDAVALESTRTIDIDMFVPKESIASLWYDTPHFLVPDDEVGEEAFSVIREAMQATGMNGIARLVLYRRERAVMLEPRGKGIVLWTLRYGDEVRQPKEYFEAVGTQKVDKDSLGLITTLIERRVRDWDPSMVHDPVQENLQKLIAARKRKRPPAKKVKEAEPEPTAGNVISITEALKRSLAAERAARK